The genomic stretch gcgtgtccgtggcggcctgacaaaatttgacgtgtcgccatgaaaaaggaagtggctgtaactcaggcaaacaatgtccgatctgcctcaaacttcacaggtgtgataagagtctggtcctgaacacatgtcagtgcccatattcagttatagtcatagcgccacctgatgacaacaggaagtgacatgtttaacactgttacggactcctagcaacatattaaaaagcattagcaagttttaaataggctagcaacatgctacaatcatgctacaacatgctagcaacacttagctaagagctaatgcatgctattaatacaaagaaaaagaaaattgctgtaactcatgcacacaatgtccaatctgacccaaatttaatattcaacatgctacgaacatagtaaagcatgctagcaacacttagctaatatgctaaagcatgctaataatacaatgaaacaggaagttactctaactcaggcatacaatatccaatctgccccaaacttaacatgtttgataagagttctggactgaacacatgcccatgcccatattcagttatagtcatagcgccacctgctggcaacaggaagtcacatgtttaatactgttgtggatgcctagcaacattttaaaaatatcaacaagtgttaaatagggtagcaacatgctagaaacatgctataacatgttagcaacacttagctagcTAATGCTTAAAAGCATGctattaatgcaatgaaacaggaagttactgtaactcaggcatacaaagtccaatctgccccaaacttaatatgcttgataagagtcctggcctgaacacatttacatgccaattttcagttatagtcatagcgccacctactgtcaacaggaagtgacatgtttaacactgtgatacactattagcaacacactaaaaagccattgagtactaaagtagttaaaaacacactcaaacatgctagcaacacttacttagtgctaaagcatgttgttaaagacataaaacaggaagtttttgtaattcatgtaaacaatgtccaatctgccccaaacttcacatgtttgatgagagtcctggtctgaagatatatacatgcccatattcagttataattatagcgccacctcctgacaacaggaaatgacatgtttaacggtgttacggactcctagcaacatattaaaaagcattagcaagttttaaataggctagcatcatgctagaatcatgttaaaacatgctagcaacacttagctaagagctaaagCATGATATTAATACAAAGACAAATTGCTTTAACTCctgcatacaatgtccaatctgccccaaacttaatattcaacatgctacaaacatagtaaagcatgctagtaacacttagctaatatgctaaagcatgctaataatacaatgaaacaggaagttactgtaactcgggcatacaatgtccaatctgccccaaacttaacatgtttgacaagagtcctggcctgaacacatgcccatgcccatattcagttatagtcatagcgccacctgctggcaacaggaagtgacatgtttaatactgttatggatgcatagcaacattttaaaaagtatcaacAAGTGGTAAATaaggtagcaacatgctataaacatgttaaaacatgttagcaacacttagctaagtgctaaagcatgttattaatgcaatgaaacaggaagctactgtaactcaggcatgcaatgtccaatctgccccaaacttaacaggtttgataagagtcctggtctgaacacatttacgtaacaatattcagttatagtcatagcgccacctactgtcaacaggaagtgacgtttaacactgtgatacactattagcaacacattaaaataagcCACTgagtgctaaacttgctaaaaccatactcaaacatgctagcaacacttaccaATTGCTAAAGCATATTGTTAAAGCCacgaaacaggaagttgttgcaaTTCCTGCAAACAAtatccaatctgccccaaacttcacatgtttgatgagagtcctggcctgaagatatctacatgctcatattcagttaaagtcatagcgccacctgctggcaaccagaagtgacatgtttaacactgtgatggtCTATTAAAGgcacagcaaaatatgccatattgtgctaaacatgctagaaaaacTTTCTATGtgctaatgcatgctattaatgccaggaaacaggaagttgttgtaactcagctaTACAATGTCctatctgccccaaacttcatatgttccataagagtcctggcctaaacacatctaaaggccaatattccattacaattatagcgccaccagctggcaacaggaaatgacttgtcttacactaactcaagcataccaagttcaatctgcaccaaacttcatatatttGATAAAAGCGCTGACCTGAACacgtctacatgccaatattcagttatagtcatagcaccaccagctggcagcagaaagtttggcacatctaaaggactttgatatattcctcctaaatttactatgttaaaagcatagtgcccaccgttcgctgtttccctaaagccaccggtcggcggtgagcccgggtgcgagggcccgttcatcgctgcttgcagctttaattatcttACCAACGATATTGAGATGTtcattaaacagaaaaatatggTAATAAAGGTTTTGTTGCAAAACttattttacatacataaaaaactGTGAgagcaaaatataaatgaaatgtgttCTTACAGGTCGGTAAGGTGTCCTGCGTTTCTTGGGATGGCACAGGTACATTCATTTCTAGCTTTACTGATCAGTTTTGATCAACAAAcccagtttattttatataattatatataatttgtaatataatttgctctcttttctttaaaggagaacttaaATGGACAACATCCGGCTGTGAGACAGAGCAAATCAACAACACCATAAAGTGCTCCTGCTCACATCTGACATTCTTTGCAGTGCTGATGGTGAGAAACTTCTCAGAGTAGAACTTACGCTTTCatcattcatgttttattttaagaccccattaaatcaatatcacataACAAGATCTGATACTTGCTAACCCGCCgatctgtgtgttttgttttctcagaTCCCTCAGTCAGATGCAAATGAAACAGCGCCGCATCTGGAATCACTGACTCTCATCTCTTCCATCGGCTGCGGCATCTCCATGTTTTTTCTGTCCATCGCtttattcatgcatttcctGCTGCGGTAGAGTATCTTCATATATAGTtagtagggatgcacgatattatcggactgatatcggaatcggccgataatgacttcaaatgtaaatatcggcatcggcccgatatgaaaaattatgccgatatgttttgccgataagatgaatatgttaactcacatgtgctaagggtgtgctagggattagatcacgtcagcagtgtggctcattcttgaagcaaagttttgactgaatgaggagtagattcactgttttgtattgctgcatttaaactgagaatacacatacagaatgatgcatagcaatagcacgtgcagtggcagcagcggctataggagaaagcgcgccgttgttccatttgggataatttactgttgcctgtttcatatccagtcactagatcgctaaatgcacattttaaatggttttatggtgctctttgttgtattttgaaacccaatggctgtgtttgcacatgacatgatctgcatttaaaataaaaagtaattacggcgcgcggtcagtgaattctctttcttcggcggcgcaacggcaaaacacactgttgctcatatgaaacatttttcgtgaatatgacacaagtgaggtacaaagcattctttataagttaaataattggttagcaggcaaatgttagtagcgaccatacttttggattcatgcagttcgagccaatacatttaaagccataagcggctgtgtgtcctgttttcccggttggtcacgaattgccacgaacttaataatatttatagtttcttttcacaaatcatcaccgtctcaccctttaatttcgcaggtttgttttcttgtcatttacttttaatccatgttgtcggatcatttatgcgggtaaactgcgtgtgggaaataaaagatttcgtggcaataaattaagaattcgttaatacgactttttaattcgttcccttattttacaaattaataaattaataaaacgtaggaacgaattaacaagttgtaggaaataattatgttcgtgtCCCGCAGCCCTGTCAGAGCGCAGTGCaccgtataaaataattagaaattataattaaacatgacttagtgactacatttctattactttctttccatgttgaatgcctttgtattgcagggctctagaatgatcaaaactgtcacttttttttttttttttttttttttttaatgtgcaagttaaaatttgacgtggtcgcactgctccatacagcgcgggttacagagttacaaagccgtggcatattcaggatttcactgatcacgcaaagagtagttttcgttgtgagcgcttcgggtgtagagcctggtttgtatttgtagtgtcagcacgagccaggtggtgacggcaaaaaggacgcgactattctggaaacgatggcggacggaggatttggttttcgagtagggtaaaagaccgcttgttaaaccagagaaggtaaacatgttggtattcttgtgcaaaaaaagtgtactgttttgccagttggtcacgaattgccacataacttaatatttttattttcccaaatcctcaccgtctcaccctttaatttcttaggtttattttcttgtcattcacttttaatccatgttttcgtatctcttactgtgataaattgcgggtgggaaataaaatatttcgtgggaataaattaacaattcattaatactacatattaattcgttccctcattttacaaattaataaattaataaatcataggaacgaattaagaaattgtagcaatgaattatgtcctgttcatgtcccgcaaagcaccctcacagtcacccagtttagttctacttttctgttttcgttttgaaatgttgtattcagattgcgaattcgaaagtgaaagcatccgaagttcggcttataacatagcaaaagtgaacttaatttacaaaattcagatcataaataatgctagtctactgatgaaaaagaagggattgaatgtaaaccactcattactatttatttaatcctaacgaATAAGTTATcgttaaaaactaactttccaaataaaatgatatatatcggtatcggtatcggtatcggccaaaatgagatgacaaaatatcggcatatcggatatcggcaaaaatccaatatcgtgcatctctaatAGTTAGTTTTGTTTACTTTAAGTATTGAAGTTAAAAAAGTTACAAAGGTTACAgttgtttctgtgttttaacAGGAAAGCCAAATCAAATCAGGCCACGAAGATCTTGATGAAcatgtttgtgtctttgtgtCTACTGAATGCTGCGTTTTTGTCAAACGAGAGCGTCGCTAACACACAAGACAACACTGCGTGCGTCTTCATAGCGCTGGTCCTGCATTACTCCATGCTGACCTCATTCACCTGGTTCTTCATTCAAGCTCTTCATATGTACTTTTGGCTCATCAGACAGAACGTCACCATCACAAACTACATGAGGAAGATCACCGTGTTGGGCTGGGGTGAGTTACAGCAACAAAACGCCTATTAAAATAAACCTGTTTCAAACCATCTAGTCCAATTTTAAGTTccactgaaaaagaaaacagtttattGCACATGAGTCATATGAACTACTGCcatgatcatttttaatgtgttttgtccTTTTCTTGAGCTGTTACTATGACAGCATCTAAACACTTATTTAGTATCATTAAGATactaaagtttttattattttaaaccaattttattatgttttatttttatttttttttacatagtttttgtgtgtgtgtgtgtgtgtgtgtgttgtggggggacattttaataaatagagttttttttgtaaatgtgtctatatagtttttattacatttttattttatttaatttttaattttcagtaacaaaaaaatatttatttatttattgattccTGTTTTTAggcttagtttttttttaactataataatccttgtctctgtgtgttttcagtgtttCCCACTCCAATAGTCATAGCTATTGCTTCTGTAGGAGAATATAAAACACTGATCCTAAAAACATCATCTAAAAAGTTTCACGAATGTAAGTtgtcaaattaaatgaaaatgtatatttatgaaTGTCTTCTGATTGTCTtagtaattatatttcattcttTTCTAATTACAGGTGCTGGATTACAAATCCTTACATTCTCTACACAGTGAACATCGGCTACTACGCTTTAGTTTTCATCTTGACGACAGGAATCTTCATCACTCTCTTAACTAGGATCGTCCAGGCCAGACGCTTAAGAGCGAGTGATGGCAAGAGAAAGACGTTCAGAAAGCAGCTGATGATGGTGTTGAGTTTGTTCCTGCTCTTCGGTCTGACGTGGTCTGTGGCGTTCTTCAGTTATGGAGCGATGATCATTCCCTCATATTACATATTCACTGTGCTCAACTCGTTTCAGGgtgagaaaaaaacatacatgcatcagtacatttagtttaataaaatgCTTATATTTTTCCTAGAAATTTCAGCAAATTAGttgcattcattcattaattatttttatgatcaatattttattaatttcatatttttaataattttaacatttgatGAATTATAATGGGTTATAATAGCAGTTATACTAATATAGATTACTatggttatttttttggttaCAGTTTAAACATAATGCAAACAACCTTAAATCAGTGAAGTGTATTTGAGGAGGAAGAATTAGttgagtttttttctctttttttttagggtttttCCTCTTCCTGTATTACTACCACATTCACAATGATGTTGCTGGTCATTTCTCTGATGATCCAAAAAGCTCCGGCTCCACTACAACCATGGTTCAACCCAACATGAATGGTCTGGAAAATGTCTATAAATAACCTAATTAAAAACttagttaattaaaattagtttCTTAGACAGCTGATAAGTTAACAGCAGACTGCCAGAGTACTAGTAGAGTCATGTGTACTTTAATATGCAGTACAGTTTAATATGCATGTTTAATAATACTGTATGGTGATGGGAATTTAACTCAACAGGATCATAAGATCATTAGGATCATTagattttaagacattttaaactaaGTTAATTCAACATGTACATTACCATTATAACcgaacgtttttttttaagtttttagatATGACTTTACAAGTCATATCTTCTCGCATCCATGACTTAAGGGTAAATGCAACTGCagttatgaaatatatatactgtttgACTGACTAATGAATGTTTAACTGTGTAATgcacattattttattcattattagaTGTTGATTTAAGAGTGAAGATGTCAAAATAGACGGGGTTTTGGTTCAAGTAATTGTAATGCAGTTTTTAGGTACTTATTTCTAAAACCtaaacactgaaaactgaaaataattcaataatatttagggatgcacgatattatcggactgatatcggaatcggccgataatgactttaaatgtaaatatcggcaatGGCCGATAtaaaaaattatgccgatatgtcttgCCAATAAGAGGAATATATTAACTCACATTTGCTGAGGAtgtgctagggattagatcatgtcagcagtgtggctgtGTGGTTTTGTctgaatgaggagtagattcGCTGTTTTGGAtccctgcatttaaactgagaatgcgAATGACAATGCAATAGCACGTGTAGTGGCAGCAGGCTAGTGGAGAAAGCACGCCGTTGTTCAGTTTGGGATCATTTAGTTTTGCCTGCATTATATCCAGTCACTAGAccgctaaatgcacattttaaatggtttcatGGTgatctttgttgtattttgaaacacaATGTCACAATCCATGTTTTCTTATCTTTTACTGTGGTAAGctgcgggtgggaaataaaagatttcgtggcaataaattaagaattcgttaatacgactttttaatttattccctcattttataaattaataaattaataaatcgtaACGAATTAACACGTTGTAGgaatgaattatgtcctgttcgTGTCCCGCAGCCCTGTCAAAGCGCAGTGTACcgtacaaaataattatttgtggaaattataattaaacatgacttagtgactacatttctatttttttccatttgaaagCCTTTGTAGTGCAAGGCTCTAGACTGcgattaaaacattttagaaactcaaattttagataatttttttgagaatgtgcaagttaaaatttgcCGTGAtcgcatttgtgcgagtgcatgATCTGCAGTGCTGAAGCGTCTGCTCCATACAGCGGGAGTTAAAGATTTACAAAGCTGTGGCATATTCTGGCAAGAGTCAgatttcactgatcacgcgAAGAGGCGCTTTCGGTGTGAACGCTtagagcctggtttgtatttgcAGTGTCAGCACTAGCGCGGTGGTGACGGCAAAAACCACGCGAATACTGAGGAAACGATGGCGGACGGTTTTGGTTTTCAAGTAGGGTAAAAAGACCCCTTGTTAAACCAGGGAAGGtgaacatgttggtattcttgcgcaaaaaagtgttttgccagttggtcacgaattgccacgaACTTACTAATATTTCTTCCTcaaatcctcaccgtctcaccctttaatttcgcaggtttattttcttgtcgttcacttttaatccatgttgtcgtatctcttactgtgataaattgcgtgggaaataaaagatttcgtggcaataaattaagaattcgttaatactacatattaattcgttccctcattttacaaattaataaactaacaaatcgtaggaacgaattaacaagttgtagcaatgaattatgtcctgtttATGTCCTGCAAGGttttcttgtgcaaaaaaagcaGAGCACCATCACGGTCAACcagtttatttttacttttctttttgtttttgttatgaaatgttattttcagattgcgaatttgaaagtgaaagcatccgaaACTCGCTTTATAAcagcaaaagtgaacttaattcacaaaattcagatcataaataatgctagcctactgatgaaaaagaaggggTTGAATGTTAACCACTCATTAACTTAtttgttaggattaaataaatagtattgtATTGCTTTGAAAAACGttacaaacaaaaggatatatatcggtatcggccaaaattagatgaaaaataTCAGCATATGGGATAtaggcaaaaatccaatatggTGCATCCCTAATAATATTATACTGATACTGTTTCTTTTGCAGTGCATTAATATGATGATATTAACTATTGTCTTTATGCATGTgtgaattaatataatattttaatttactttgatttattttgttgtcctacatgtaaatatatgtgtgGTAAGctatgattttgttttgtttctaatttaaaaagataCCATTTGATATGGATTTGCTGTAGAGTGATATGCTTGTGCTCCACTAGAGGGCGCTGTGAGGTTTCAGATTGCAATGTGTAACTCATGAATGAGTTGGAAATGTGAATGAGATCACAGAAAGACCCTGTAAAGGCTCAGGGTGATGCATGTAGTTGCTATTACAACCAGCTAATGACTCAAAGTTCTGGTTCACAGTGACTAATAAACCTCCCCAATCCAGCTGAATGAGCCGATTTCAGATTTACTGGCTTTTTTATGGTCACAGAGGAACACTAATAACTCAgcgttgttgtttttaaatgacacTTCCAGTAAAACTTGTGCTGCTGATTTACACAGCATTAATCGAGaatgcattcaattgatcaaaagtgacattaaagacatccTTTAgttttctgaaaattcagctttgcatcacaattataaagtacatttaaaaacatatttaaactgAAGTCAGTTCtttgaaactgtaataatattttactattttttaagcatttttgattaaataaatacagtcttgGCGAGCAGATGATGCTTCTTTTAGAAACATAAACCGAGCAAAGCCTTACGTAGAGACCTTGAGATGcaggactattttaacaatacacTGCATGCACAGTCAGCCTATATGATATTCCATGTTTACTGGTGAAAGTCTTAAGTTTCGTGCAGTCTACTTATGAGTAAAAGATCACAGTGTCCGGTCAGAGATGTTTGTTTGCCCGGATTCTTAATGCTCATCTGCCTGGACAAGATATGGCAGAACTCTCCCTGTGTGGCTTGAGTTCTTCTCCTGCAAATCATCTCGCTGGAGACAGGGAAAAACCAGGAAAAGGACTGCGGTCGGTGAGACACTCAGAAATGTTTACATGGATCAGCTTTTCAGTCTGATGTGGCAGGAGTGGAATCGTATCAGGAAATAGTTGGGAAAAGACATTGTCCGTAGCATGTCTATTGAGCaacatgagttttttttttttttttaatatgagaCAGGATTCAGTCTAAACGCTGCTGAAAGCCTCAGTTCTGCATTGAGAGCTAAACAGGAGTCTGGTGGAGGGATACGTACAGAATGAGCACAGTTTGTTTCTATGCAGATGATTAATAGTCTGAATTATTACTGGTGCCAAACCACAAGTGGGTAATTACTGCCATACATACACATCTCTTTATTCTTTTGTCAGGAGCGCAATGTGGTTCATAAAACAATAGTAGCAAATCAAAGCTTAACCAAACATATTAGATTtctgaatttttacatttaaatgtataaatctatGCTGCATAACTTTTTATTCTAAATTAAGGACTTTTAAATAAGcgagtacaaaataaaaacatttttacaaagtaTTTATAGGCCTATTATAAATCTGTCGGGACGGATTTCCCAGGAAACTGCATACTTCCTCATTTGCATTTCAGCCATATTCATAAATAAAGGAAAGAATGGCAGGCTAATACTATAAACAAGTGATGTAAGAAACAAAGCTTTATGAAACTTTGAATCAATTGAATcaatcacaaaatgattcaacTGTTTCAAAGTGCTCAAAACGCCACACGCTGGTGACACCTGCTGATCAAAACGAATGAAACTTAAGCCAAACACGTATAAAACACCTTCTACAAACCAACTgcaatgaacaaatcatttcataccattaaatatgaaaagtccgtattatgtgtgtgtgttaattggtttggtttgttttatggAGAACATGGTTCTTAGTGGTTCCGGCCACTAAGACATTAACTATAAATGTCTACACATTTATAAAACTGATCCGAGATCaggttaaaacacacacacacacacacacacacgtttgtttttgtgaattgtggggactttccatagacttctatagattttatactgaccaaacgatattgtctatcccctaacccaaccctaaccctaaacctagccctcacagaaaacaatgtttgcatcgttacactttcagataaacatcatttactatttttaattattttttttaacatttaaattttaggtTTTACTATCCCTGTGGggatttggtccccacaatgtagcaaaaacaagtacacacacacacacacacacacacacttcatgagctcaagtaacatttctaaacatttcgAAGCAGTTATGACCAAACGAAGACTCGTTCACTGAAATCACGTGACTTTGGCGGTTTAACAGCTGCTCAGAATCACTGattcaaaacaaatgattcaaaaaAGCTTCATCACTAATTAGGCAGTAAAAGTTATCGTAGTGGTTTTAAGTCAATGAACCTCGAACCGAAGAGTTTAAAAGCAGAAAGTCAAAGCTCACAATGAATCAACACAGTTTGCGTAGAATCACATTTGACAAGTTCACAAACCAATGCTGATCTTTATAACAATACCAATCTCTAAAGCAGATACTACTTTGGTCTTTAACCTATAACAAGTTAAATAGcccaagcaaagtcacagtttCCACCAATTTACCTTATCAGATATGAATAATTAAGTTAACAACCATCATCTGTAACATGTCCGCTGCCAAACGTTTGTAACGTCGcatttaaaacaattcattCCACAAGccaaaacaacactggaatATGAGCATCTTACCTTCTCATAAGACATATTTCTAGGAAAtccgtctttctgtcttttcgTTTTGATGTTGTTAGTGAAATTCGCGCTGAATGAAGCATCATCTGTAATCACAGCGAAACCGATTCAAAACATTAGATTCATCCGCGCCGAATCGAACAGCGGAGCCGAAACACAACTCACGTAAAGACCAAAACAGTGCTCATCCgcatattatttgtattattgtattatgtGCTTTAACCgctaaaagttttattttttacatttttttgtttctttatttttttaaacacttgctTAGGAAAaactattgtaaaaaaaaaaaaaaaaaaaaaaaaaaaaaaaaaaaaaaaacatactccaaGGATGATTTAAGGATGGCCAAACAATACatagaaatacataaaaagagaaagagagataaaATACCAGGAGACTCTTGACTCTTTACTTCAGTGTTGCTGTCAGCTTTCTGCAGCACAGCTGTCAAACCTTCAGTGAAAGCAAAGCATCTCGCACCCAAACTCACACATAACAAAGCAAACTAAAACCTGCCACCTGCAAAGGCGTCCAAAGACAAGCACGCAATTTAGTAAATTTAGTGAAAAATGAATGGCAGAGcagataacattaaataatttagacTAACTGTTACAGTTCTTAAACACCTGTAACATTAACATTCAGGGAGACAATTAgctcatattttagtttttggggCCAGTGATGGATGGACAACAGATAGTGGTGTGCTGACTTTCATTAAGTCAACACTGATTACAAAACAGTTTTCTGTGCCGTTATAAGCATCCAAACATTTAGTGCAGAGCTGTAGAAGTTGTATTGCCCTAACTTCATTTACTGTATGATTTGAGAATTATGTTGCATTATTATagtttacattacaaaaaattgACATAATAAAAGTCCCCCCAAAATCAAAGCAATAGtgcattatgtaattttaaggggtcattggatgctaagttcacttttacatgttgtttgaacattaatgtgtgttggcagtgtatgtacaaatctacactataatgataaaaatctatgcagaggtttttaattaatctgtaaaaataatatcatatatacctttttcaaatcgagccattctcagatgcctgtcgttgtggtgtcacacccacagaggccgctcccaccatagttgattgacatgagtgtcttacctcagacctgctctaaatcagctgtaacagtttGATCGCCATTGTTTGGATGCCGgttagacaagaatgtctctgactgagtgattgaggtgttgtgttgctggatgtaataatgaacatagtggtcgtcatttactctcgacatctgagccaTTGAAGATgaagtggattacgtttgtttgtgaagggaatgcgcctcccgatctacatatatccgtctatgttcgcgcaaatcatttgtgatccagcttcacttacagcagaagtgagtataagggtttttttttattagtctctgcaatcacctttcctaataacgtgctacttagcaagtttcgcagctaaacgtcctaaatgcagctaaagtaaacaatctctcagagaaAG from Labeo rohita strain BAU-BD-2019 unplaced genomic scaffold, IGBB_LRoh.1.0 scaffold_433, whole genome shotgun sequence encodes the following:
- the LOC127160699 gene encoding adhesion G-protein coupled receptor G2-like codes for the protein MFIKQKNMVGKVSCVSWDGTGELKWTTSGCETEQINNTIKCSCSHLTFFAVLMIPQSDANETAPHLESLTLISSIGCGISMFFLSIALFMHFLLRKAKSNQATKILMNMFVSLCLLNAAFLSNESVANTQDNTACVFIALVLHYSMLTSFTWFFIQALHMYFWLIRQNVTITNYMRKITVLGWVCPAPIVIVIASVGGYKAVILNATSGKITRMCWITNSYIHYIVNIGYYTLVFIFTTGIFIIIVTKVVQARIIRATDGKRKTFRKQLMMVLSLFLLFGLTWSVMFFSYGAMIIPSYYIFTVLNSFQGFFLFLYYCHIHNDVAGHFSDDPENTDSNTSIAQSSINAVENTYN